ctatggcatgctaacacaggcCAGTCTACTCTACGTGGTTaaacacacctccatcaaaagcaatagggttcttgtactcaatgttatgaatccacgcaccaagtattacaaaacaaaaccaaatctctaataacttcgcacattagggttgcagagaagtccacttatggacaagttaGCTTGGAATATGCCcaagaaacttcaaagaatcaacttgaaagaagctaatacaggtcactggaggtcaacctgaggtcaaaggtcacccaaaatGCAGTTCGACTATTGTATTAAAAATAGCGTAACTCTCAACcttgtcagtggtagtttcacaagttatcaggaaaaaacacattttgacccataaatgacctttggtgaccttggatcgcatcacggttatttttgaaaacgtgtccctactccattcacaactcgtcctaatataccagccatgtcagacttcgtgactagaagttgttgcaaaaattagcataagcgggcagttttttgcacataatcaaccttgaatgaccttggatgacctgatgatttttatcaaaaatgttcctcttgatgaggtgcactctatcctaaaatttgtttggcctacaatgtacacacataatgttattgctagaaatgtgtcaaaaccaacctttggcccctcataacttgagaactgggcgtccgattgaagcgggagttagTTTCCTATAATCAGCACAAAAAGCTCTATCATATGTCACCAAATTTTAAAacttatctttgttctgtttttttttgccccgtatctcctaaaatgagcatattttttaagatttgacctttgaccttttgacctcgcggtcagatgtagtttgacacgctgattccaaaaagcaacatgacaagtctgtgcgaccatcctaactgtacttattaaaaaacaaaaacattgacctctgataacttcgcacacgaaggtctcacaggggtcaactatggaccattttgatcggaaggtacctttgagatccgattatggccacgaaaattcaaataacccaaaaaactgataaaggtcaccggaggtcaacctgaggtcaaaggtcacctagatgcgggtcgactccctgattacaatagcgttactcccaaccttcacggacatttggttctcaagttattgcaaaaatactagtttttgacccctgattgacctttgttgaccttggatcacatgacagttatgttttgaaatgatcccttaccccattcacaactggtcccaaaatatcaaccatgtcggatcctgtcaatgggagttattgcttgttttaatattttggtttttggcctctaactgacctttggtgaccttcacaggcaccacaaaaaatagggcacatctactaaatgtggtactcatatacaccaaatattagattggtccaagcttccctacttgagataccgtgtttacaagccaggcgtcacacacacacacacatacacacacacacacatacacacactctccgcctgcatgaatgcataggttacgatttcatcgaaaccaaaaatggacTCTCTGTACATTCTACGGCACCAATTCAAGTCTTTGAGTGTCTCTCAATAAAAGGGCAACTTCTCAATACAGTTCTTCTAAAATATGTTAACAACTGCCCGACGTCggtggagggaggagggggggggagaattaTGTACTCTTATATACATGGTAATAGACTGAAAGGGAAATGAAAACCTAATGATGTGtctgtgtgtggggggggggggggagtgttaTAAACATAGAAATTTCCCGACCGATCTGCACTGCCCACACGACGtaattaaagaccaactatggagacttttcgatgaacataaaatcccaccatttttcatgtatgtaatccttaactgactccaattacattgctgtaattaactttaccaatttcggacgttaaataagtgaaaaatgggacgaaaagtcagcttctatttcagacattcctgaaacattcctaagacatcaggtgaccatgtgacgtcaacgtttgtatacctcactcacaactatacttttagtgtgtaaagccgtatacttgagctgccaaaaacatcaacgatattactcctttttcctcaaaatgtcacaattctgtgttgttggaggttgcagttatacctcatccaacaaaagcatcagcttttttagatttccgagtaaaagaaccgacgtaaaacgccgcagactttggatcaattttttgagatccacgcggaaagatttttcagcacccggagtatctcatgcccatgagtccacatgcatgaccctgcttctgtgtatgctgcaaatgtctcattctgtgaaaattatatactgtcaatagctgtgtcggaccatggtcggacatagctaatgtgaaattgaccgtaaacacgccctggacgtccttacatgtaacattatatcacgcaattgacagtaatacatttactgtaagagatgaccgtatatatataccgtgccaagggtatagcattgttagtacatgtacggtagttagttacaactctcgccggcgttggctcacagcatgtgtaaatagctgtttcaactagacctaactctatggaattacacagactcacggtagtttttcgcccaggattgaacaagaaacgtggattaggatattcactgctaaatttgtttattgacaggatactttttctgtgtttgtatacttttggatattaaaacgagtaagtcaATGAATTTTTCAAGTCTTAATCATCTCATTACGCTTTTATGTTCTATACCCATTTTACAGTTTTGTGatttactgttgtatatttgtatgtttaataGTCTTActctttgtttattgttttataatattattctttttatattgaTTGTATTTTAGGGCCTCGGGGAAGATTAGCTTTGGCTAACCGAGTCACccttttaaaggttaataaaataataaataagtactatgtaagtatattgtaccgtacggacctattgacgctacgctatgtaaaagatgcctccatttgagtggaaattttgctaataaaataagcaatttaactaaaatttctgcctataattgtcttaaaacttgttgttaaccttcatgtgttcttgttttaagctaacagcttttaaaacgctcgaaattggaaatcaaaaacagtacaattgttcgctatctgtgtacaaacagtgccaatatcagcgtttgattttcgcggtatacaaactttgacgtcacacggtgaccagaggctcctttgggtcaatctctgttttcagacattccagaggttcatgtcacgtgactacccaaaatgtccattttcgtggtcgtttttgatgggttattgtaggttttcgaagattattttttacacatgttgattatgggtatgtaaactcctaaattaatggaaaatctcaaaacaaaaaattgcctccatatttggtctttaatcATTTTGTATCAGCGCTGTCACATTGTGAGGCAGTATAGTTCAACACCATACTTCAGTTTTCCAAAATAaattcgaatcccggtggagtctggaagatttttcactgttctggattttccaactcactacagtttcaattatatatatatatatattatattatattatattatattatatatatgtatatatattatttatatatatatatgtgtatatatatgtgcatatatatatgtatttatatatatatgtatatatatgtatatatatatgtatatatatatatattatttatatatatatatatatatattatatatatatatatatatatatatatatatagccaatcgttttgttttaaattcattAAAGGCCATTGATAGAAATAAACATGTGAAATAGGGTCAGTTATGgattaccgtccatcctcctccgtcagtcatgttacAATAAACTGGAAATGGTGATCCAAGCCAGATAGTTGGTTTAATAATGTAGGTACCACCGTCTCTTTTGCCAGCATTATATGCATCTTGACAGTTGGTGTGCCGTGTACATGTCTTtccatcaccatggtaaccaccCACGCAGTAACATCGGCGAACATTGTCTCTTTCCTCACACTTTGCATTAGAGCTACAAAAGTATTCGTCATCCCAAGTGACGTTGCCATGGATACAGCGAGCCCTGCGCGTACAGTCATCGTTGACATAGAACCCACCAAACTGAGAAAGGAAGGAGGCGAAAACGGCACAGTCCAATTATTAACTCTAAATTATCAAACGCACGTAGAGATCTTTAATTATCTATCATTtctgggaaggggagggggaaggtggTGATGAAGGAGTGTAGGGGGAAGGTGaggaagggtgaggggagggatgggaggggggcatAATAAAATATATCCGTCGACTTATAACTATGGAGGCATATGGTGATTTTCCAGACAGTCGACGCAGATATCAGTCACCATTTTCTAACGGGGGGATTGCAcacgggggtgggggagggggaatgtaCTGATCACTgttcgtttttaatattttgtccGTAGGGGGAACGGGtaggacggggggggggggcagctgaGCTCCTTAATACCCTCCCCCAAAAGTAGACGTGGTTGCCCCCTGGTACATAATTGCCACTATTCTCATGTCaacttttttcttgttttaaaataattagcGCAATTTGAGTAAAGGTATTCTTGATTAATGGGTCATGTAAAGGTAATTTCATATGAGCCTACTCTTGCTGCAACAAATTTTACATCCCTCTCTACGTTGATTAAATTTGATCTGTATTTATGGTTGGTTAACCACGCAACGGACATGTCAACTATTCGAAATCAACAACTCCCTTACATAGGACAGAACCACGTTTACATCTAAGTGggttaagccccccccccaacatcctAGGATGTGGTAGCCCTCACACACATAGATAGGCAGCATATTACAAACAAGAAATCATAACCGTTCAGTAAAAACTGGGTAAACAATTAAAATGTATGTATAACTTAAGTACAACTTTAACAGTTGAAGCTTCTTTAAAGGTGTTTACACAGTAACATCATTTTGCATTACGGCGCCCTCACTTTTATCAAATCACCCCAGCCCCCGTCTCCTTCCTAGGACGACATAACAtcttgcccaccccccccccataacaaACATGGTGGTCGCGTCCCTGCCTTCATCACATGtcagcataggcgtaggagcccaatttgatttggggggggggggctgtaacgacttgcccgaaaaatataaccacattTTTTCCcgcaacatgttaatgtgcatatcatacaggcatgcatcggttattacatcacatgccaattacatacaatttatttgcccttccaaattggttagaatttttggggaagtcgttacaataatcatgatcataataatattagtttaaccattgaaaaacacattacaatttatttttctttcagtaggtgcccgaaaagttctcagcatattgcccgaattttcacaaaaatattttgtttgggtGACTGCATCCCCTTTCCAGCCCCCCCCACACCCCGCCTCCTTCGCCTATGCATGCCAGTCACTTTTGGTTTATAACAGTCTCTATATTATACTATtgtcatataatatatttaaattattaataattaattaaaattcgTGAGTagaaataataatgaaactATCAAAACTTGATAATGCTTATTGCTATCTTTTGTTCGATAAAAAGTAAATGTCACCTCTCTCAATTCATAACGGTATTCACATTTTAAAATCAGGCCTAGAATTTGGAGAATTTCGTTAGTATAGCAAGACCACAAATGAACATATTATAGCTTAACGTTCAACTATATGGTCAACAGTTAGTTATTTTCGAATCAAACATGTGCCAGTAAACAATAACGTAATTTATCCTGTAGATATTTCAGCATAGTACCCGTGTGTTTTCAGACGACtggttttcctttgttttttattagcCTAGAGCACAATTTCTTTTTGAactaatgaaaacaaatgagaaCAGAATGGGAGGCATTATCCTGATGTTTAAAGGTGCATGCAATTCCTACATGTTATATGgaaaacatactcagaacactataccagaccctggttgtcccgcatctcacttattgttccattatttggtctggtacatacaacaccaaccttaacaatcttataatactccaaagggcagccattcgccacataacacactcagccccacgtgagcacaccagtcccctatttaagaaactcaagttactaaaattgcacgatctcattaaagttaagcttgcattttttgcctacaagacctggaatggattactaccagctgcctttgacaattttttaaccagtaacagagatgtacataatcataacacgaggcatgttaatcatgcccactataatctctacaataccaccattggaactttaagcctacaaaccgtgcaacaaaaacatggaatcttctaatgaacgatttaaagagtaaaaagtcagtcacatcctttaagaagtggttttgtaaggaaataatagctagttactgactaaaactaaattatacctgtatgtaattactatatatgtatattgaacatttaatttgtacttatatctatgtatgtattcatacacacatatatatatatattttgttttttcttttcttttcttttctttcttcagggagtcttccacactgttaagcttttaagctttatggaagacttcctccactttgtacttttgtggcaaacaaataaataaataaatgaaatatatatatagttgcacAATTGTTTACCTacagcaaatgtttttttttcttttcctttaattccttttttaaatttatcatcTTGAACTTGGGTTGGAGTTCAAACTTTTCTGTATAGGGAATCTGATGTAATCAATATCCTCAAATGGCTGTATATAAGTCATGTGTTCTTAAATCGACCCatagtttgaagaaaatttcaatGAAGGTGTAAAGTCTATTAGAAATTGGTCTGTGTGTGAATCTATGGCACCATACCTGTTTGCATTCATGATCACTTttggtataaaaaaaacacctcAATTTCAAAAAGGGTTTCGAAAACGATAAATAAAggaatttattgcaaatttcatcaagatgtttaaaatatgttcttttcttGAATAAGTCTAAAATACATTTTGCCTCGGGATTATTCTTTTTTAAAGTCGTCTCTCctattcattcatttgttttgtttttgaaccTCAATGAAGATCAACACGATGTCATTCATAAATTAATTACTTTTAAAACTCACCAAAATGATGGTGTCTGCAGTTGTAAGATTACATACACATTTCTCAAGCATCGCACAGCCAAGTCGACTTCCATTGTAACATTTCACCATCCCGTCATCGCAGACAGGAATAATGGTATTATGAAACTCGTCATTGTAAGACGAGATGGTGTTAATTGAACTGGTGTCGATTGGTGAGGAGTCGGTGTTAGTTGAAGTGGATATGGTGTCAGTTGAGGTGTAGATGGTGTCGACTGGGGAGAAGTCGGTGTCAACTGAAGAAGAGATGTCAGTTGACACGGGTATGATGGCACCTGAAGTGGGGGTGGTCTCGATTTGAGAGGATGTGGTGTCAGTTGAAGTGAAGGGGGTGTCAGTTGAAGTGGAGATGGTGTCGCTTGGTGAGGAGTCGGTGTCATCTGAAGAAGAGATGTAAGTTGATGTGGGTATGATGGCACCTGGAATTGAGGTGGTCTTGGTTAGAGAAGATGTGGTGTCAGTTGAAGTGGAGGGGGTGTCAGTTGAAGTGGAGATGGTGTCGCTTGGTGAGGAGTCGGTGTCAACTGAAGAAGAGATGTAAGTTGATGTGGGTATGATGGCACCTGAAGTGGAGGTGGTCTCGATTTGAGAGGATGTGGTGTCAGTTGAAGTGGAGGGGGTGTCAGTTGAAGTGGAGATGGTCTCGCTTGGTGAGGAGTCGGTGTCATCTGAAGAAGAGATGTCAGTTGATGTGGGTATGATGGCACCTGAAGTGGAGGTGGTCTCGATTTGAGAGGATGTGGTGTCAGTTGAAGTGGAAGGGGTGTCAGTTGAAGTGGAGATGGTGTCGCTTGGGGAGGAGTCGGTGTCATCTGAAGAAGAGATGTCAGTTGATGAGGGTATGATGGCACCTGAAGTGGAGGTGGTCTCGATTAGGGAGGATGTGGTGTCAGTTGAAGTGGAAGGGGTGTCAGTTGAAGTGGAGATGGTGTCGCTTGGGGAGGAGTCGGTGTCATCTGAAGAAGAGATGTCAGTTGATGAGGGTATGATGGCACCTGAAGTGGAGGTGGTCTCGATTAGGGAGGATGTGGTGTCAGTTGAAGTGAAGGGGGTGTCAGTTGAAGTGGAGATGGTGTCGCTTGGGGAGGAGTCGGTGTCATGCCTGTCTGTATGATTATTGAGtggatgaaaaacaaaagtgatATTGTTACTTCATTCATAAACCCTTTCTTATCGTGGATACTGCCAAGTTTTTCTTgaactttttcttcttcttttaaacAATGGTATTTGTATAGGTTTTCCCATAGCAACCACCTGGTTGGTTTTACAGTTATACTAAGGACAAATGATCACGTGATCCATAAGCCTAACGTGAGATGATAAGGATAGTATCTTTGCCATGTGAATGTTAGGTTTAAGTGTAACACGTTTATGGTTagatcactcacatgaaaactattaataGTTTGAAGCACCAATGAAACAATGTTCCGTGTCATCTTTAACATACCAAGAACTACgattattaaaacaatatcCATGAAACATGAAAGAACTACACCCGAGTCCATGCAATATTTGCTCATTATTTTACGTTTTCTCACTCTACACGGAAGAGTATTGCATACCCCCTTACATGAAGTAAAGAACAAAAACCCATCAGTTTAATCTAAGTCTTACGAATGGATCttggtaataaataataaatacctcCTCCATGGTTGATTAACTAGAAAGTTCAACGCACAATGTACTGCTTGAGACCATCATTATATTTGTAAGGATTTATGGTATACCATACTTTTCATTCAGGGACGTTGCTATGGAAATTTTCAGCAGCTTAATACGGACAGGGTTTTCAGTTCTTTATACCTAAATATGCTATACCGGGTAATTAGTAAGCTAAGGTGCTAAATCGAACTCCAATTGGCCGTATCCCGACAATTGTATACGttagtttttagtatttttcaaatttatttatgttttgtacAAGGAgttagaaacaaaacaagatttCGGTTATTTGTATAAGTTCGAATTTCTTCAAATCTTGTACTAATGTAAGCCTAAAATTAGATATATTAGAAATAGtctgtattattattaacaactCTGCAGAAATCAGAATGATCCTGTCAAGAGTGTGATCAGCTTCAATTATTTTAAGAGATTTTCCAGATATTGAAAGTTCAAGCCAATTATGCTGTAGCTATGTCCCTGTTCgcaattggttacctcatgaCTAACAGTGCAATGCTTTGTATATTATAAGATCGTTTAACACAAGATTTAACAAACAAAGATAcatcaatatgtttttttttttaaaaacaaatatccttttgaaaaaaacaaaaaacaacggACACTCGTTAATCGAAGAGGCTGAACGACATAGATTAGGTagcatttttttaatatcaagtCGGCTTATCATAATCCAGGCATTTATCCGAGATTTCTAGGAACGTGTTGTTTAGTTATCTTGCCCATGATGACAACCCTATAGGTTGGGTGGACTGGGGCAATGTGTTACaggaatatttgaaaattaaaagctagttgcttttttttctttctagagGTATACAGTTTacatagttttgttttattggcCAAAGCATTTGGGGTGGGGGCGGTGGGGGTCGTGGGTGGGACCGAATCATCATGTAAAATATTTCAGAGTAGACATATCTTAGTGGAACATTAGATGAGATATTATATTAATTGTAATTTTTCTTTGCCTACAGTACCCGCCTTTTGTATGGGTGCTCTTTACGCTTCATTATACAAGTTTGTCCTTTTTGTTGAATTGTGATGTTAATTGTGAtgcaataaaaaagaagaataaaagaaaGACGTATCTTACAGGAAGCAGAAATTTAATGTGAGGTATCATACAGAAAAATGCATTGGGAtctctctttgttttgttttttgtccaAACCAACAGTAACATATATTTGGTCAAGTGCCTGCATATGGTAACAATACCAAGACagcaataaaaagaaaagacaatacaaaaaacaaaaacaaaaaacaatgggAAATACTTTTCTTGGTACCCTACGTTTTGCGTGGATTTTTACACTGTTTCATGGATAAATATAAGTAGCGTATTTGATATAACTCCCATATGTACGATGTTGATATAATTGTTGAAAAGAACGGCTGTTTGGAAgtctaattaaaacaaaattcacaCTCTGCATTGAGGAGAAGTATATACGGTATCATGATGTGTGTATTTTTGAAGGCGTATTACAGACATGTCTTAACTTTTAAAGCAGATCACAATCGAAACAgaaataagaaattatttagCTGCACTTATTATTTCGTTTTCTTTTATCGTAAAGTTTTGTTTGAGATGTCACATATCAACTCTATTTTTTCTCCTAAAAATCTTTGTCTAAGATAGAAACCCTTATGATTTCTCTACAGTAATTTGTGTACTGACCTGTGTGTTTTATTTGATTGaacaataaggggttaatcaacggtctatcgtgcgttactcacaggattaatgcacgatcgggggattatgcaagcgatgcacgagggcggagcccgagtgcatccagcgatagcattaacacccggagtgcattaatcatgtgagtaacgcacgctagaccattgattaaccccgttcattcatacactaccatttgtgtgggggaaaaatcataaaacaaaacatttttggttacatataaccaacgatttattaaagtgatgccccgtaattttaccgtgcgttactcacaggattaaccacggaccaataggatttaggaatctttactaagtatgaatgaacgtCTGCTTAAAGTATATACCATATACACAGAGCGTACATCATGTATTACATTACTTGAACACGATTGTCATTCATTTCTATTTGAACATAAAAGTAGTCTATTTCAAATCGTTCCTTTGCCTTACCTGCAGGAGGAATCGACGGGTTTTTAGGTGTGCATTTAAAGGACCCCATAACTTGACCATCTACAACTCTTCCTGGATAAATAAGAAGGATGGAAACTATTATTGCCTATAGTTTGAAACTGGTTATATTTAAATAGAAATCTAAAGCAGaataacaatatatatgatatgttcaAATCAGAAAAATGTCAGGGGCGACGGTCGAGGGTTCCATTTGGGAgcgcagggggggggggggagagggggacaGACTCAGAGAGACAgcgtttgatttttttttttcaaatattgaagGCACTTATTTTCTTAAGTTTGCTCCAATAGGACACtttttgataacaattttattAAGTTTTGCTCACAACAGGACACATATCAGGTTTAGAGATAGTCAGTTCATGTGAGGCCTTTGCCTTGATTCGACAAGGTAAGAATATTAAAGGATTCCACATACTTATTGCATGTGTCAGGAACGGATTGGCATATACCGGCTATAGGAACCGATGCGCCGCTGCGGTTGGACCCGCAAATTTCCCGTTGATTTCGAAAGGTGGTTGTTTCGTCCGAGGTATAGTTAATTAATTAGATACATTGACGGAATGTTCGTTAACAACAAGATATGTGTACAAgtatacaaacaaatataaacaagatTTTAAGTTGTTTGCATCTTTATTTTGGCTCCATGTACAAAACCTTTCAGCGTCTAGCAGTCTATCATTTATCTAAGATCCCAGCCTGCGAGAAATGTGCCACTTTGCCGGTACTAACTGAATtctatagcccccccccccccctccgaccTGCATAATTAAATTTGTATAATTAAAAAGTTTATCGAGAAACGACACAATTCGTGTGGTAGAAATGTTACCGTTAAGGAACAGTATATGTTTAAGCCCATATATCGTATACTGTGTTGGGAAACGTTAAAGTACAAATACAGCTATACTTACTCTAAAGTAGCTGattatgtttgttttacatgcTGGGATGTACCATGAACTATCTATGAACGATATTGAAGGCCTTTATAATAATAACTATTAGTATAATTAAGTAAAGTAATATGTTATAGGCTTACCTCTGTAGCAACTGACTCCAAggagaataaataacaaatatttgacGTTCATGGAAGTGCACAGTTCCATTTCTCCTTCTTTGATTTGAGAAAAAAACGCTAAAACCAGAAACTCAATTTGTCATAGAA
This window of the Apostichopus japonicus isolate 1M-3 chromosome 9, ASM3797524v1, whole genome shotgun sequence genome carries:
- the LOC139973967 gene encoding uncharacterized protein, producing the protein MELCTSMNVKYLLFILLGVSCYRGRVVDGQVMGSFKCTPKNPSIPPADRHDTDSSPSDTISTSTDTPFTSTDTTSSLIETTSTSGAIIPSSTDISSSDDTDSSPSDTISTSTDTPSTSTDTTSSLIETTSTSGAIIPSSTDISSSDDTDSSPSDTISTSTDTPSTSTDTTSSQIETTSTSGAIIPTSTDISSSDDTDSSPSETISTSTDTPSTSTDTTSSQIETTSTSGAIIPTSTYISSSVDTDSSPSDTISTSTDTPSTSTDTTSSLTKTTSIPGAIIPTSTYISSSDDTDSSPSDTISTSTDTPFTSTDTTSSQIETTPTSGAIIPVSTDISSSVDTDFSPVDTIYTSTDTISTSTNTDSSPIDTSSINTISSYNDEFHNTIIPVCDDGMVKCYNGSRLGCAMLEKCVCNLTTADTIILFGGFYVNDDCTRRARCIHGNVTWDDEYFCSSNAKCEERDNVRRCYCVGGYHGDGKTCTRHTNCQDAYNAGKRDGGTYIIKPTIWLGSPFPVYCNMTDGGGWTVFQRRVDGSVDFYRNWKSYKEGFGKPDHEFWLGNDKLYHLTNQGLYTLRIDLVDREGTQYYAKYDLFRINDENDKYRLSELGAFSGTARNSGNGLYTLRIDLVDREGTQYYAKYDLFRINDENDKYRLSELGAFSGTARNSGNGKDALHHHMNQAFSTHDRDNDGFWNKDCARVRHGGWWYDHCCTANLNSDYNVNHITSSKECCGGKTSVCWKYLSGPDHNLKYTEMKIRPV